From Brassica napus cultivar Da-Ae chromosome C3 unlocalized genomic scaffold, Da-Ae chrC03_Random_5, whole genome shotgun sequence:
ActgtcttttatttatttttacaaatcaCAGCAGATTATTAACTAATAATCCCAACAACTGTaagaaacataaaacaaaaaaaaacagcaaaCGAGCCATGCAAGCCTCTTTACAAATAGCGTCTCTCTAAACCCTTGAAACATACTCAAAGAACATAATAAGCACTAAGCAAGATCAAATCACATAAGAAAGAACACAAATGGATCCGAACGCAAAAACAATTATCTCTTTCGCATTGTTTTTCCTCTATTTATCTTTCTCTAATATTTCCCTCGCTCGTGGCGCTGAAGTCGGTACGTTTATTTCCTTTTGCAAAATCATGTTTACACTTGTATCAAAACtcaatacttatatatatatatatatatatatatatataaatatatatatatgatgttaCTTTGGAAACAGACGATGAAACTTCATTTACGTACGAGAAGAATCCAGAGAAAGGACCAGAGGGATGGGGAAAAATAAACCCTCATTGGAAAACTTGCAACATCGGAAAATTCCAATCTCCGATCGATCTCACTAACACAAGAGTTAGTATTATTCGTGATGAAGCATGGAGAAGACAATACAAACCAGCCCCGGCTGTAATTGTGAACAGAGGACATGACGTTATGGTACATTTTGTTTAGCTGTAAATTATCATTACATTACGCATATGCatggtaatataatttttttgctaatataattctaacaataattaataataatgaaataatgaaAGGTGTCGTGGAAAGGAGATGCTGGGAAAATAACAATACGTCGTACTGAGTATAAATTGGTGCAATGTCATTGGCATTCACCGTCAGAGCATACCGTCAACGGAACTCggtttgtgttttcttgtcTTAAGAAATAATATAAGAATTAATCTCTTAATTTACACcaactttaattaattttaaatgtgtTACAGTTATGACATGGAGCTTCACATGGTTCACACAAGTGCTGGAGGCAAAACCGCAGTGATTGGAGTTCTTTATAAATTAGGCAAACCTAATGAATTCCTCACAAGGGTACGTATAATATcaatgtttattatttatatgaaagattGTGTATTTAtgacattttttaaatttttattttaatttaaattcagCTACTAGATGGAATAAAAACAGTGGGAAAAGAAGAGAGGGATCTAGGGATCGTGGATCCAAGAACTATTAGATTTCAAACCAAAAAATTCTATAGATACATTGGCTC
This genomic window contains:
- the LOC106427532 gene encoding alpha carbonic anhydrase 4-like, which produces MDPNAKTIISFALFFLYLSFSNISLARGAEVDDETSFTYEKNPEKGPEGWGKINPHWKTCNIGKFQSPIDLTNTRVSIIRDEAWRRQYKPAPAVIVNRGHDVMVSWKGDAGKITIRRTEYKLVQCHWHSPSEHTVNGTRYDMELHMVHTSAGGKTAVIGVLYKLGKPNEFLTRLLDGIKTVGKEERDLGIVDPRTIRFQTKKFYRYIGSLTVPPCTEGVIWTVVKRVNTISMEQIAALRSAVDDGYETNSRPVQERNGRSVWFYDPNV